A stretch of Garra rufa chromosome 11, GarRuf1.0, whole genome shotgun sequence DNA encodes these proteins:
- the tnfaip8l3 gene encoding tumor necrosis factor alpha-induced protein 8-like protein 3, producing MDSDSGDQSEGELSPGQESFNSKSLALQAQKKILSKMATMAVANLLTDDTSSEILDELYRASREYTKSKKEAHKIIKDVIKIALKIGILYRNHQFSPDEMETVERFKKKMNQAAMTVVSFYEVEYTFDRGILSELLMECRDLLHELVEHHLTARSHARIDHVFNHFADVDFLTELYGPSEEYRLNLRKICDGINKLLDEGTL from the coding sequence GGCAAGAGAGCTTCAACTCCAAGAGTTTGGCCCTTCAGGCCCAAAAGAAAATCTTGAGTAAAATGGCCACCATGGCGGTGGCAAACCTCCTCACGGACGATACCAGCAGCGAGATCCTGGACGAACTCTACAGGGCCAGTCGTGAATACACCAAGAGCAAGAAGGAAGCCCACAAGATCATCAAAGACGTCATCAAGATCGCCCTGAAGATCGGCATTCTCTACCGAAACCACCAGTTCAGCCCTGACGAGATGGAGACCGTCGAACGCTTCAAAAAGAAGATGAACCAGGCGGCCATGACGGTGGTGAGCTTTTACGAGGTGGAGTACACGTTCGACCGCGGCATTCTTTCCGAGCTGCTGATGGAATGTAGGGACCTTCTCCACGAGCTGGTGGAGCACCACTTGACCGCACGCTCCCACGCGCGGATCGACCACGTTTTCAACCATTTCGCAGATGTGGATTTCCTGACCGAGCTGTACGGCCCGTCTGAAGAGTACAGACTTAACCTGAGGAAGATCTGCGACGGGATAAACAAACTCCTCGACGAGGGCACGCTTTAA